In Fragaria vesca subsp. vesca linkage group LG5, FraVesHawaii_1.0, whole genome shotgun sequence, the genomic stretch GATCAACCTCAGTAAAAAGTAGTAAAGGCAATAATGCATACCTCTGACCTTCTGAAATTTCAGGTAACACTGGCAGAGCTTTACTTCTTTGCTAATAGCGTAAACTCAATATCCTTTCCACCTCCTTATTCTGGACAGTGCTTGTATTTCTTGAGCTTCTCATGCTCATACTTTGTTATCAGTTTCTGTTAGAACCACATTAGCCAAATGGCTTTTTGCTACTTCCTGATTCGTGCTCCTTGAACTTTTAGCCACAGGATGCAAGAAAACAGTGAGACAGGAAGAGGCCTCAATACTGTAGCATAGAGACTCTCCGGATGATAGTAATTGAACAGAAAAGTGATGAACCGAATCAATTTTCAGGGCCACTAAAACCAATTACTTCTAGAGGGTCTTGTCTTACATCTCTGCGAGGTTTATTTCTACATAAATAATCATATGTAATGTACATGAGGAAATCCAGGAAGAGGCTTTTCTCAGGTGTTGCCCTTGAAGTTTCAGGATCTTCTTGCATATTATGATATGCTCTGTCCAATATTTTGTAGGTAATTTCATCAAAACAGACGGAAAACTGACTCAACTTCTGACCCCATAATAGGGCCTTCTCAGGCATCCCCTGCCTGCGGAACTGAGACAACAATACATTAGCTGTAACAACATTTGGAAGAAACGCCAATTTAAGCAATTTAGCAGTTAAAATCATAGCACGATCCAGTATCTCAACACAAACACCATTCATCATAGTGTTGTATGTTACTGTGTCTGGAACAACACCCCTTGATATAAGCTCATCCATTATCATCACAGCTCGATTCATCTTTCGGGTACTACAAAATCCATGCATGCGTATATTATAGGTTGTGATATCTGGTTCCCATCCACTAGCGTACATTTTATACAAAATCTCATCTGCCCTAACCATGTCAAATGCTTTACAATAACCACCAATTAGTGTATTGTATGTGACAATATCTGGGGTTAAACCAGTTTGGAACATTTTCATAAATATATTCATTGCTGACTTCATCCTCCCCTGTCTACAGAACCCATGAATGATCATATTGGTAGTAAAGATATCTGGAACAAGACCCTTTTGCCTCATCTCTTTCTCCAACCTCATTGCATCACTTAACTTATCGCAGTGGCAAAAGCCGCCAATCAAAGAATTATACACAAAATTATTGGGCACAAAGCCTTTCCTTGACATTACTTGAAACATATCACATGCTTCTTCCATTAAACCGGCTTTAGATAGTCCATTGATTAATGCTGAAAAGGCAACAACATCAGGAGATATACCTCTTCCTTCCATCTCATTCCACAAACTTTGTGCCCGATCTAAATCACCCATCCTAAAGTACCCATCAAAAAGTACCGTAAAAGCAGCTTTTTTGATAGGATACCCCTTCTCCATCATCTTACACAAAAGCTCTCTGGCTTCTTGCAAGTACCCCTTATTAGATAAACCCATAAGCAAAGAACTCCATGTAGATGATGAAGGAGTTATACCAAATGAAATCATAAAATTAAAGGCCTTATATGCTTTCTCTTCTAACCCTACTCTGCTACAAGCTGCAATAACAGAATTAAAAGCGACCACACTTAGAGGCAATCCTCTTTCAAGCATATCCTCTAAAACTGCCATGGCATCGTCCAACCGATCTGCCCAACACAACCAAGAAACATAAATATCATACAACGAAGAATCTGGAAGTAATCCTGACACAGATAAGTCCCGCAACAACCTGTCTCCATCATCTTCCCTCCCATACTTGAAATGCCCTCCGATCAAAATATTGAAAGTTATGCAGTCTGGAGAAATACTATTGTCCCTCATTTCTTCAAAAAGCATGTTAGCGTGACCAACATCCCTTGCCTTAACATACCCATCCATCATGGTATTGTACATTACGGTGTTTGGAGAAACACCCATGTATGGGACCTCATCAAAAAGCTTCCTTGCCTCCACCATATTTCCTTTGTTACACAATGCACTAATCACTGTATTAAATGTAACAATGCTCGGTCTACATCCTCTCGCAATCATCAACTCCACCCACTCAAGTGCATCAGCTGTCTGCCCCCTCACACAATTTGCATAGATCACAATGTTATAAGAAAAAACATCCGGTTCACACCGGAACTTCCACATCACCTGCAACAAACTCTCTCCAACTCTAAGCAACCCTTTTCGACAAAACGCAAGAATCATTGTGCTATAAATGTAATTACACGGATAAGGCCCCATTCTAATCATATCTCTAAACACCTTCCACACACTCCCATAATCACCAACCCTTATCAACAACCTGAACAGAATCGCAACCGCTGACAAACTCGGCCTCACTCCCACCTCCCTCATCCTCCTCACAACCTCCAAAGCCTCGAAACCCATTTCCACATTCAAGAACCCCCTCATTAACGTATCAAGAACCGAAAAATCCGACTCATATCCACAATGCCCTCCCCACATACACCTCACCAAATCCCTACTCCTACTAGGCCCAATCCTCCCAATCACACAAGAAACCACATCCTGAGCCAAAAACCGTAAATTTTCGGCTGCCAAAACATGAGAAGCCACACAACACGACTCCACAGTGTCCTGACTATCATCTCTAAAGGCCAATTTAAAGAACCCAAATGCAGTTTCTCTACAACACAAGAGTTTCATAATCTTTACAAGAAAAAATGGGCAGAAGCTTCTGGAAAATCCCCTCAAGACATAGCCATGTTGGTTCTTTATAATCTTTGATAACCCAACAGTGACTTTACGCCTCTCATTGGAGTTTAGAGAGGTCTTGGAGTTGGGTTTATTAGAGGAAAATGGTAAGAACTGAGTGAGATAATCAAAGCCAGAGGTGGGTCGGGAGTGGAGAGTGTGATAGTGTACCTTGGGGAGGGAAGGGTGCAGGCGACGCGCCTCCCCGGACATTGAAGCTCAACGCCGCCGGAGAAGCAGCTGCTGTTGGATTCTGTAAAAGACCGAAACCAACCACAAGCTGCATTTGAGTTTGAAGTGGGGTTGAAGAGGTTTTAGAGGAACTGCCCATATTGTCCTTTGTTTTAGAGGAACTACCCATATTATCCTTTGTTTTATTATTTAGGGTCCATACTCCATACGGCTCATATGACCTGAAAGATTCGGGTAAAAGAACTCTATGTTGGCAATGTTTTACTTGATGGTGTATAACGTTCAGCCCTATTTTGATTTTTGTGAACCAAAGGCTTTCTGTGTCGCCTTAATTGATTTTATATCACGACCAATGTGCTCTAGATTCACAAATTCAGAATGAGCAAAAGCAGGATGGTTCATCCCTTTAAACGTCTGAGCATTCTAGAGATAGCTATTGGATCAGTTGATGAACGTAGTCTAGTCCCCAAGTTGAAGATTTGGCAGTATCCAGTGGCAAAGAAAGAAGAATTTGAAGTGGTCAAGAACCTCAAGTTTGCATTGAATTCACTTCAAGTATCTTACGCACTTGTGTTGTGTCTGATGATTCACAAACAGACTATTCAACCCATATGTATCGGACCTATTTTTCAATGATTTTTCTTTTTTTGTAGAACATACTGACAAGCAATCCAAATTTGGCATCAACTTTTTCCTGCTAATGACAAGCCATTGCCTCTTTTTGAATGCTTCTCTGTGTGTTGCGTCAGAAAGCAACATACCTCATCTTTGCCTGAGTATGTTATCGCTCTTGACTACATATGCTCCCTGCTTGGAGCCTGTCTATGGTTGCAGGTGGATCTAGCCTTCTCCTTTTATGACAAATGCTTCACTCAACCCCAAATTGTTGTGAGGGGGTTCTTCATGTTCTATATGCTCTGCAAAGCACACCAGAGCTTGCTTGGAAAGCTGCCAAGTATGGAGGAGTGGTTTACATTCTTGGTTTCTCTTGCCTTTGTAGGGTAAATGATGGACCTGGTGGAGCTGCTGTTGTTGTTACCCTTGTTACCCTTGAACAGATTACTGAGACTCCAGAACTTGTATGGACACCACTGATGACTACTTCTCTGTCCGAAAAATCGCAACCATTGCAGCACATCTATACCAAGAACAAATGAAAGGCCGTGTTGTTGACTGGGATGTACCTGAGCAGGCATCTAGGGCAGCATAAAATGAGAGATGAGTCACATGTAGCACATAATTATGCATATGTACATTTGATTATGTCTTAGTGTTTGGGAAACTCACACTTACAATCTTATGCAGGTTCGTGGAATCCACATCAGTTTTTGTTTTTTTTTAAATCCTAAATTCCCTCTCAAGAAGGACTGCTAGATCACTATTTGACGGCCATTGCCGCCACACATTATGAAAGACAAACTGTTGACCCTGAACTTCCTTTGCTCCTGTAGTCCTGTTTGCTGCTTTTGTTTCATTACTGCAAGCACATCCTGCCCGTGCAGATCATGTTGGATACCTTGGATATGTGCCCAAACTTGTGGTTGCTGTGGCTTATGAAGGAAGACGAGAAACAATGGCATCGTGGGAGGTGAACAATTGAAACTATGTAGATAGAGCAGAGGAGTCTGATGGTGGATCCACACGGCCTACCCAAACGCCCCAAGAAGGTGGGCGCCTCATTTGTCTGTGTGTTCTACTTCAACTAGCAGCTAGCACAATATGTGCTGAAGCTATGGCAGCAACTAGTGTAGGGAACACCTCAGGTGTGTAACTTCACATGTACATATTCACTCATGTGATAATTGCATATGTTGATTTAAAAGGTTATTTAAATTATGACGTTTGCATAAGCAAATCATGATTGTGTCAATTGGATTGTTATCTTTGGTTTTTCTTAATGGATTCCTATTACCAGAGTTGGTGTGTCATTGGTGTCCTTTATGGTGATTTTGACTCATTTTCAAATCTCTATTATGCAGGTCGTTCATCTTCAAATGAAAGCTATAGGATGGCAAAGTGGAAGCATACTAGTTCGGGAGACACTAAAGCATGTTGTTGTGGCTGGAAACCGAGATAGGGATGCACTCGTTGCATAAGGACTTGAGTAAGTGGAAATAGTACTTAATGGTCATATTTTAGATGCACTGGATACTTTATCTTTCTATTATATGGTTGCATTTTCTACACCCTACAAACCTGATGAATTTTCAATATGCCAACTTTAGTAAGTGGAAATAGTACTTATTGATCATCTTTTAGATACATTGGATACCTTATCTTTCCATGATATGGTTGCATGTTCTGCACCCTACAGACCTGATGACTTTCTAATGCCAACTTAACGTTAACCCTACACACTCGATAACAATGATGTATTTTGTTGGCTAAGCTCAAATATAGAAGAGTTGATGCTCGTTGAAACCAACTAACTTCCCAACATATATAAATAGACAACAATACAATATGGTGGTATGACTGGTATCATTTTGTAAACAAATCCAACTAATTCTCTCACAGTCTCTCTTTAAAGATAAGTATGAACCTTAATATTTGGTGTCAGATTAATCAGATTACATTAATGTATAAGGAAATATCAATTACAGAAAAGTGGATTACATTGATAAGAAGGAAGTAGCAATGATCATAAAAGTACTAGGATTCTCTAGAATCCATTTGTCATTGACCGTCATCTTTGTTGCACCATATATACATTCTGCACACTATACTTCTGTATACGTAGATTCATTTGGACTACGAGTATTGCCGTATCGAGTATTGCCGTATTAGATAAGCTGTCTTGTTTTGTATATCCTCTGGATGAAGCAACCACATGTTCTAATAATCACAACAATGTGTATGCAGTCACCCCGGTCCCTAGTGAAAGTCCCCAAGTCGATTAGTTATATAGCCACATTATAAGATCAGAACTATAAAAGTGGAAAACTCTAATACAAACCCTAAATAAAAGTCGATAGCAAACCCTAATACTCCTGCCTTTTTTCCCGTGTGCATGTTGGTATTATATTGTGTCGGAAATGGCATTCTCAACATCTTAATGTTATAGTATTAATGATTCTCATGCTCATACTTGATATCTTTAAACCAGTAGTTTTGGGCCTCGATTCCTTTGTTCACCACAAACCATATAAATAGATAGAGAGTTGGTTGTTCGGAGAAAAGGTACGTAGGAGGAGTATTAGGGTTTGCAAATGGATACGCCGTTTCCAAAAGAAATAGAAAGTTATGGATATGCCGATCTACTTACAATTTCTCGTCGGTGGAGATGTGCATCAGTTGTTTGTGATCGAAGAGAGAGGTGGTGCTGATCATAAAGAAGTAGCAGCATCAGATGAGTTGCCAGAGGAACTCTGGGTCCGTAAAAGTGATGAAGATAGAGTCAAAGTTCTCAATCTTCCCAAAATAGATTATGATATCTATAGTGCCAATTTCGTCGTGGCCGAGTCCCGTTTATTCCTCATCGGTGGCCGTACAGGCAGAGGACGATACGATAGCAAAATCGAGGACAATGAAATTCTTTACATCAACTTGCAAAGCCCCAACTCTTGGGAGAGATTCGAAAATCCAGATTTCAACTATGTGAGTGGGGCGGCGGTTTCCGATGACGGCCATTGGATTTATGCGGTGACAGATCAGGTGCTCTGCTTCAACTGCCACCGTGTGGGCAACCCGGAAGTCTTTCCCCTTGCTCCTGTTCTGCCAAGGTTCTTGGTTGCTTCTACTGGGTCCAAGATGCTCCTGTATTCTCCTCCGTATTTAAATCTTGCGCTTGAACAAGAAAGATCGGGTCATTTGGGCTTCTTTGATTTGGAATCTCACTCTTGGGAGATGATCCATAGCTTTTCCATTGACAAGGATCCCTTTGCAAACCGGCGCATGCGGTCCACCTCCGCTGTGATTGTGGGAGACTCGTTTTCTGATAGACTTTGCACCTTTCTCTCCCAAGACTTTGAATCCCAAGGATGCTTTGGCCTCTTACAAATATCATACGGCTTTATGTGTTTATGATATTCGTAAGATTGAATGGCTCCCCGAACTGGTTTAGGGACTCAACAACGATGGCATCATCCTTCCCTTGGTTAATCAATGGCCTCGTTTGTCTTACTCAATGTTGATGCAAGTCCAGAGAGATGTACTGAAATTGGCTTTAGTTTGGTCCGAGGACGGCGACCAGATTGAAGTTCATTGGTCCAAGTTCATACTCCGCATCGATAAAAATGATAGCCAATACATTCCCCCAACCTTCTACGCTCAAGTCTTTGTCTTCTGGAACTTGTTTTGGTGGCGATACCCTTTTGATCAGGAGCGTAGCTAGATAAGATTGTAAGCACATTCATCACTTTTCAATTCTTATATTTTCTCGTCTAAACTGTGGAGAGTATGTTGGATAAAATTCATATGAACATTGTGCTAATTACATTTTTTTGAATGTTCTCCATTTTGGCTCAGTTTTTTTGTACATAGGTAATTAGAGAATGAGTGGTTTAGATTATTAGAATACATCTTACTTTAATAACATCGTCAAGGTCCTTTCTCGATCCACATGTCTATATCTTGTTATCGTTTTCTCTAAGCTCGTATATAATTTCTTTAATCCAGTTCCAGTTGTGTTTAGTCTCGAACCACGCCTCTTAAACAGTTATGCATTGCTCTCCACACATTAGCTACCATGACTTAATACTATAACATTAAGATGTCGAGAACGCC encodes the following:
- the LOC101295725 gene encoding pentatricopeptide repeat-containing protein At5g64320, mitochondrial-like, which encodes MSGEARRLHPSLPKVHYHTLHSRPTSGFDYLTQFLPFSSNKPNSKTSLNSNERRKVTVGLSKIIKNQHGYVLRGFSRSFCPFFLVKIMKLLCCRETAFGFFKLAFRDDSQDTVESCCVASHVLAAENLRFLAQDVVSCVIGRIGPSRSRDLVRCMWGGHCGYESDFSVLDTLMRGFLNVEMGFEALEVVRRMREVGVRPSLSAVAILFRLLIRVGDYGSVWKVFRDMIRMGPYPCNYIYSTMILAFCRKGLLRVGESLLQVMWKFRCEPDVFSYNIVIYANCVRGQTADALEWVELMIARGCRPSIVTFNTVISALCNKGNMVEARKLFDEVPYMGVSPNTVMYNTMMDGYVKARDVGHANMLFEEMRDNSISPDCITFNILIGGHFKYGREDDGDRLLRDLSVSGLLPDSSLYDIYVSWLCWADRLDDAMAVLEDMLERGLPLSVVAFNSVIAACSRVGLEEKAYKAFNFMISFGITPSSSTWSSLLMGLSNKGYLQEARELLCKMMEKGYPIKKAAFTVLFDGYFRMGDLDRAQSLWNEMEGRGISPDVVAFSALINGLSKAGLMEEACDMFQVMSRKGFVPNNFVYNSLIGGFCHCDKLSDAMRLEKEMRQKGLVPDIFTTNMIIHGFCRQGRMKSAMNIFMKMFQTGLTPDIVTYNTLIGGYCKAFDMVRADEILYKMYASGWEPDITTYNIRMHGFCSTRKMNRAVMIMDELISRGVVPDTVTYNTMMNGVCVEILDRAMILTAKLLKLAFLPNVVTANVLLSQFRRQGMPEKALLWGQKLSQFSVCFDEITYKILDRAYHNMQEDPETSRATPEKSLFLDFLMYITYDYLCRNKPRRDVRQDPLEVIGFSGPEN